AATCCTACTCGGTAGTTTATTCATAGCAATTAAAAGAAGATTAGAAAGAAAGTAAAGTGGGAATATGTTCAGCATAAGGAAAATAATAACCATCTCTGATTATGTTACAATGGCAAACATCATATTTGGACTTTTAGCAATATTGTTGCATGATTTTAGGTTTATCTACTTATCCATTATTTTTGATGCCATGGATGGTTTTGTTGCAAGGAAAACAAATACCGTCTCTGACTTTGGGGCTGAGTTGGATAGTATTTGCGACGTTGTAAGTTTTGGTGTTGCCCCTGCGTATTTGCTTTATTATAATTTTGAAAGTAACTTTGCCTTAATCTCTGCGTTGATTTTTGCTCTATGTGGGGCTTTGAGGTTGGCAAGGTTTGGAATATTGAATGTTAAGCATTTCGTTGGCTTGCCCATTCCAGCAGGTGCTTTGGTTTTGGCATCATTTTGTGAGGTTTTGGATAATAAAGTTTTAATTTCAATTATTGCAATAATTGTGGGGTTGTTGATGATTAGCGACATAAGTTATCCAAAATATCCACATAAAGTGTTGATTGGAGTATTTTTTGTGTCTTTGGTATTGGCAATGTGGGGCTTTGTGTATCCAGTATTGCTGTGTGGGGTTGGTTATGTGTTATACGGCATTTTTAAAACAAAATCACATTAAATCATATTAAATTGAATTAGCATTTAAAAACAACAAAACTGGGAAAACCATGCTTGAGATTAAAGGATATAACGAAATTATAAAAAACATTTTAAATGAGGAAATCCTTAAAAAACTTATAGATGAGGGTGTAGTTTTTAAAGAAGTTGTTGGTAAAGGACATAGGGGGGTTGTTTTAAGAGGAGAGTTTGATGGCAAAGATGTAGCCATAAAAATACCAAGGAAAGACACCCCAAAAAATACTGTCCTCCATGAAGGAAAGATGCTGGAAATTGTTAATAAGGTGAGCGTTGGGCCAAAGGTTTATAGATACAGCAATGATTATTTAATAACTGAGTTTGTTGATGGTGTGGCATTGAAGTATTATGTTGAAAATCTAACAAAAGACGATAAAGAAAAACTGCTAAAAATTGTAGAAGAAATTTTTAGGCAGTGTGTTAGGTTAGATTTAATTGGTATAGACCACGGGGAAATTCAAGGGGGGAAGCATATCCTTATTAACGACTCAAAAAATAAAGTATGGATTATTGACTTTGATAAAGCAGATATAAGATTCCCAAGGAACTTTACAAGTGCAATATCTTTATTATTTGGTGAAAGTCCTTTATCAAAGAAAATTAAAGAAATCTTGGATGTTTCTGAGGAAGAAGTTATGATGTTGAGAAAGTTTGCAAAGATGTATAAAAAGAAACTTAAAAAATGAGTGACTATAAATATTATTAATAATAAAAATAATCTGAGGAGGGTTATCTATGGTAAAGATTATAGAAAGAAAAATAAGGGATGTTGAGCCATTAGAAAATGCCATTCTTGTGGAGGGGCTTCCTGGTATTGGACATGTTGGGAGGATTGCGGCAGAGCATATTGTCCGTGAGTTTAAGGGGGAGAAGTTCTTAGAGTTGTATTGTTATGACTTCCCACCACAAGTTTTGGTTAATGAGGATGGAACTGTTGAGTTCATGAACAATGAATTTTACATAATAAGAGAGCCAATTCCAATGATCGTTGTTTTAGGAAATACTCAAGCATTGTCCCCAATAGGTCAATACTACCTCGCAGAAAAACTCGTTGAGATTGGAATTAAGTATGGGGCTAAGATGACGTACACATTAGGGGGATTCGGTGTTGGAAAAATAACTGATGTTCCAAAAGTCTATGCTGCGGCAACGTCAAAAGAACTTGCTGAAAAGTTGAAGGAGTATGGAGTTGAATTCAGAAAGGATGGTGGAGGAATTGTAGGGGCTGCTGGGTTGATGCTCACATTCTCAAAATTGAATGGTATTGAAGGAGTTTGTTTGATGGGGGAGACACCAGGGTACTTGGTTGACCCAAAATCAGCAAGGGCAGTTTTAGAGAAATTCTCAAAGATAGTTGGGTTTGAAATTGACATGAAAGAATTGGAAGAGAGGGCAAAAGAAATGGAGAAATTCCTTGAAAAGATTAGAAAGTTTGAAGAAGAAGTTATGATGCAACAACAACCAAAACCACCAAGTGATGAAGACTTAAGATACATTGGATAAATTTGCCGTTTGAAACTATAAAACTATATATACTATAAATGTGTAGTTATTAATTGTGTTTAATCTTGTAAGTCAATACGATTTCGGTTGGAAGTTTGTTTTTATACCCCTGCCCAGATGCGGGAGTAAAATGGAGTCCCAAGAGGGCAGGGTTAAAACCATAGCATAGGCGGAGCTGGAGTTCTCCCGGAGCGAAGCGACGGGAACTTAAAAACCGTTAGGTTTTTATGTCCGTGACAGGGATGGAGACCGATGATATGTTCCCGATGAACCTAGAGGGAACTGAGGCTGATGACATCCAAGTCCAACGTAGACATTATGTCTATGATTGTTCACGTTGGACAGACCCCTAACAATAGTCCTACTTACTCTATTTTTAGTTTAGTTCTGTTTCTTAATACGTGTAATTAATTTTATTGTAATTCTGTTTTTTAAGTTTCTATTGCCAAAATTTTAACCCAAGCCAATATTTTGAAATGTTATCCGACTAAATTTAAATATTGGATATTCAAACATTCATTATCCGTAAATTGAAATTTTAAAATTAAAGATTATATATTACTCGTCACAAAATGATTTTGAACACAAACGGAGGGATAAATTTGGGGAATGTAAAACCTAAGAAGAAACTTGCAATAGTTACTTGTATGGATGCTCGTCTTGTAAATTTCCTATCTGAAAAATTAGGAGTAAAAAGAGGAGACGCTAAAGTTATCAAAAATGCAGGGAACATAATAACTGATGATGTAATAAGGTCTCTTGTTGTTGCAATTTATTGTTTAGGTGTAGAGAAGGTTATGGTTGTTGGGCATACGGATTGTGGAATGAAATCCATTGATGTTGAAGAAATTAAAAAGAAGATGATTGAGAGAGGGGCTAACCCTTACTTCACCCCAAACCTCAAATGTTGGTTAGGTAAGATTGACGATGAAGAAAAAAATGTAATTGAAGGTGTAAATATAATAAAAAACCATCCTGCAATTCCAAAGGACATAACTGTTGAAGGATATCTGATAGATGTTGAAACTGGAGAACTCAAAAAACTTTGCTAATATCAATTTTCATTTTTCATCCAATTTTCTATAAATAAAATTAATATTCTAATATTTTTAATCTTTAATCCTATATTTTTGAATCTTTTATTTATTTTATAGTTGTGTGCGCTAAGAGTTTAGGCGAAAACTCCTGCGGAGTTTTCGCTGCTCGAAGCTTCGCTTCGATGAACATAACTTCAATAAAATTTATGAGGCATTAAACACTCAATTTTAAAAATTTAAAAGGGAATAATGACCACTTAAAATTTTACAAGTTTATAAATTAATTTAAAAATTAATGGCAAGATCCATAGGATTTTGCCGTATATATTTTACCATTAGTCGCTCTACTCCATGGCACCCGCCACTCTGCGAACCCTCTTGGGAGCAGGTGGCGAAAAAAGACCCAAAGGCTTCCCAATTACAAAAATAATGGTGATGGATTATGAACTTAAAATTTGTCCATACAATTTGCCCATACTGTGGAACTGGTTGCGGGGTAGATTTAATTGTAAAGGATGGGAAAGTTGTAGGAACTTATCCATTTAAAAGGCACCCTATAAATGAGGGAAAAACCTGCATTAAGGGGAGTTATTGCTATGAATTTATTCATAGCAAAGATAGATTAAAAAAACCATTAATTAAAAAGAATGGAGAATTTGTTGAAGTTACTTGGGATGAAGCATTGAATTTGATTGCAAGTATGTTAAAAGAATATTCCCCAGACGAAATTGGATTTTTCTCATCTGCAAGATGTACAAATGAAGACAACTATATTTTCCAAAAATTTGCGAGGGCAGTTATAAAAACTAACAACATAGACCACTGCGCAAGGCTTTGACACTCTGCGACTGTTGTAGGTTTAGGGGAAGCCTTTGGGTCCGGTGCCATGACAAACTCAATTGAAGATATTGAAGATGCAGACTGTATATTAATAATTGGTTCTAATACCTTTGAACAACACCCATTAATCGCAAGGAGAGTTGTTAGAGCAAAGGATAAGGGAGCTAAGGTAATAGTAATTGACCCAAGAAAAACACCTACCGCAAAAAATGCCGATCTATTCCTCCAAATAATCCCAGGAACAAATGTAGCGCTTATAAATGCAATGATGCATGTAATTATAAAAGAGGGACTAATTGATGAGGAATTCATAAAAAATAGAACAAAAGGATTTGAAGGGTTAAAAAAAGTTGTGAAAAAATACCCTCCTGAATATGTTTCAAAAATCTGTGGAGTTTCTCCTGAGTTAATCATAAAGGCAGCAAAAATGTATGGAAGTGCTGAAAGAGCATCAATACTTTACTGTATGGGAGTTACTCAATTCACATCGGGTGTAGATGGAGTAAAAGCATTATGCAATTTAGCAATGATAACTGGAAATATAGGGAAGAGGGGAACTGGAGTTAATCCACTAAGAGGGCAAAACAACGTCCAAGGAGCTTGTGATATGGGTGCTCTACCTAATGTATTCCCCGGTTATCAAAAAGTAAATGTTGCCTACGAGAAATTTGAAGAATTTTGGGGAGTTGAGTTGAACCATGAGCCAGGTTTATCAATTCCTGAAATGATTGAAAATGCAGGTAAAGATATAAAATGTCTCTACATAATGGGAGAGAACCCGATGGTATCAGATCCAGATATTGGGCATGTTGAACATGCTTTAAAATCCCTTGATTTTCTGGTAGTTCAGGATATATTCCTAACTGAAACTGCAGAATTGGCCGATATTGTCCTTCCAGCGGCATGCTGGGCAGAGAAAGATGGGACATTCACGAATACAGAGAGGAGAGTACAAAGAATAAGAAAAGCAGTAAATCCACCAGGAGAGGCATTAGAAGATTGGATAATAATCAAAAAACTTGCAGAAAAGATGGGATACAAAGAGTTGTTTAATTACAACTCACCAAGAGAAATATTTGAGGAGATTAGAAAAGTAACACCTCAATATGCAGGAATTACCTATGACAGATTAGTAGTTGATGGTATACAGTGGCCGTGTAAAGATGAAAAACATCCAGGAACACCAATTTTACACACTGAGAAGTTCTTAACTCCAGATGGTTTAGGAGTTATCTTCCCAGTTGAATACAAAGAACCTGCAGAATTGCCAGATAAAGAATACCCATTCATCCTAACAACCGGAAGAATAATATTCCACTATCACACAGGAACAATGACAAGGAGAAGCAAGCACATAATAAACGAAATAAACGAAGGATTCATGGAGTTGCACCCAGAAGATGCTAAAAAATTAGGCATTAAAAATAACGAGTTAGTTAAAGTATCATCAAGAAGAGGAGAGGTTGTTGTAAAAGCGAGAATTACTGAAGATATTAAAAAAGGAGTGGTATTTATGCCATTCCACTTTGCAGAAA
The sequence above is a segment of the Methanotorris igneus Kol 5 genome. Coding sequences within it:
- a CDS encoding formate dehydrogenase H subunit alpha, selenocysteine-containing, yielding MNLKFVHTICPYCGTGCGVDLIVKDGKVVGTYPFKRHPINEGKTCIKGSYCYEFIHSKDRLKKPLIKKNGEFVEVTWDEALNLIASMLKEYSPDEIGFFSSARCTNEDNYIFQKFARAVIKTNNIDHCARLUHSATVVGLGEAFGSGAMTNSIEDIEDADCILIIGSNTFEQHPLIARRVVRAKDKGAKVIVIDPRKTPTAKNADLFLQIIPGTNVALINAMMHVIIKEGLIDEEFIKNRTKGFEGLKKVVKKYPPEYVSKICGVSPELIIKAAKMYGSAERASILYCMGVTQFTSGVDGVKALCNLAMITGNIGKRGTGVNPLRGQNNVQGACDMGALPNVFPGYQKVNVAYEKFEEFWGVELNHEPGLSIPEMIENAGKDIKCLYIMGENPMVSDPDIGHVEHALKSLDFLVVQDIFLTETAELADIVLPAACWAEKDGTFTNTERRVQRIRKAVNPPGEALEDWIIIKKLAEKMGYKELFNYNSPREIFEEIRKVTPQYAGITYDRLVVDGIQWPCKDEKHPGTPILHTEKFLTPDGLGVIFPVEYKEPAELPDKEYPFILTTGRIIFHYHTGTMTRRSKHIINEINEGFMELHPEDAKKLGIKNNELVKVSSRRGEVVVKARITEDIKKGVVFMPFHFAETTANILTNTALDPNCKIPELKVCAVKVEKVNQSSRKKDVKQNETSYSF
- a CDS encoding proteasome assembly chaperone family protein; the protein is MVKIIERKIRDVEPLENAILVEGLPGIGHVGRIAAEHIVREFKGEKFLELYCYDFPPQVLVNEDGTVEFMNNEFYIIREPIPMIVVLGNTQALSPIGQYYLAEKLVEIGIKYGAKMTYTLGGFGVGKITDVPKVYAAATSKELAEKLKEYGVEFRKDGGGIVGAAGLMLTFSKLNGIEGVCLMGETPGYLVDPKSARAVLEKFSKIVGFEIDMKELEERAKEMEKFLEKIRKFEEEVMMQQQPKPPSDEDLRYIG
- the pssA gene encoding CDP-diacylglycerol--serine O-phosphatidyltransferase; the encoded protein is MFSIRKIITISDYVTMANIIFGLLAILLHDFRFIYLSIIFDAMDGFVARKTNTVSDFGAELDSICDVVSFGVAPAYLLYYNFESNFALISALIFALCGALRLARFGILNVKHFVGLPIPAGALVLASFCEVLDNKVLISIIAIIVGLLMISDISYPKYPHKVLIGVFFVSLVLAMWGFVYPVLLCGVGYVLYGIFKTKSH
- a CDS encoding beta-class carbonic anhydrase, whose protein sequence is MILNTNGGINLGNVKPKKKLAIVTCMDARLVNFLSEKLGVKRGDAKVIKNAGNIITDDVIRSLVVAIYCLGVEKVMVVGHTDCGMKSIDVEEIKKKMIERGANPYFTPNLKCWLGKIDDEEKNVIEGVNIIKNHPAIPKDITVEGYLIDVETGELKKLC
- a CDS encoding lipopolysaccharide kinase InaA family protein — encoded protein: MLEIKGYNEIIKNILNEEILKKLIDEGVVFKEVVGKGHRGVVLRGEFDGKDVAIKIPRKDTPKNTVLHEGKMLEIVNKVSVGPKVYRYSNDYLITEFVDGVALKYYVENLTKDDKEKLLKIVEEIFRQCVRLDLIGIDHGEIQGGKHILINDSKNKVWIIDFDKADIRFPRNFTSAISLLFGESPLSKKIKEILDVSEEEVMMLRKFAKMYKKKLKK